A region from the Papaver somniferum cultivar HN1 unplaced genomic scaffold, ASM357369v1 unplaced-scaffold_125, whole genome shotgun sequence genome encodes:
- the LOC113331475 gene encoding uncharacterized protein LOC113331475 yields MVDTRSRKRKLPKKLGTSVSIVGNGIAKETSFLPPDNIGSLEKEIIALVETPVSMEEGSIVKENAASVENAINMEESLVADNIVRVEEEDNANENAAVAEIPVSMEEEHTVRENAASVETAVNMEEENNASEKAALVETPVSMEENIVKERTSENPGPVSNPSEGTIVAAQDVTTLEEGVDLSQYFKTDEVFGSRDAVIQWCQEVGRKNNTVLVIKTSKNRLTGKGRSTCTIELGCERGGVYKSHKSKNHTPKTGVKRKRSIGSKKCGCPFSVRGTCKSDNKWSIFVRCGRHNHEVESTTAEDPLIRRLKEEEELLLAQLTTCGVRPKQVLKALKERNKENHSTIRTIYNARAKLRVHEMEGKSVMQQIIKLSTQFHYLEWHKKDEVTDELKNIMWSRPESTLLVKCFPSVLMVDSAYKINRFKIPYFHVVGFSSTGHSFTVAYAFLEEESEENFGWLLTQLKSLFFPDNLPSIFVTLGEPLLVKVIGAVFPGANRLLCTSHIEQDIVSNCKTAFESEDTWNEFFNDWEHVWKAKSKEDYEDNYAQFETTWMTRNTSCVAYLRDTWLKHKESFCLAWTQNMKHFGNTVINRVKSEHGPLKKSMASSAGSFFACWEAMHNMINRQIFQIKSSFEKSLISVLDEHQILAFEELRNHVSHYALELMRLEVNQSEDLETDVTACKCSFRSTHGLPCAHELMKYTQEGRPVPLSVIDEHWKQLSIVPLLEKKTEFDCLAEVHLLRQRWIKASESERHVVVEMMKELATTWS; encoded by the exons ATGGTGGATACTcgatcaagaaaaagaaaattgccaAAGAAATTAGGTACTTCAGTAAGCATTGTGGGAAATGGAATTGCCAAGGAAACATCTTTTTTGCCGCCGGATAACATCGGAAGCTTGGAGAAGGAGATCATTGCATTAGTGGAGACACCGGTAAGCATGGAGGAAGGGAGCATCGTGAAGGAGAATGCTGCATCAGTTGAAAATGCAATAAACATGGAGGAGTCTTTGGTGGCGGATAACATTGTAAGGGTGGAGGAGGAGGACAATGCGAACGAGAATGCTGCAGTAGCGGAGATCCCAGTAAGCATGGAGGAAGAGCACACTGTGAGGGAGAATGCTGCATCAGTTGAAACTGCGGTAAACATGGAGGAGGAGAACAATGCGAGTGAGAAAGCTGCATTAGTGGAGACTCCAGTAAGCATGGAGGAGAACATTGTGAAGGAGAGAACTTCCGAG AACCCAGGACCAGTAAGTAATCCATCGGAAGGGACCATCGTCGCCGCACAGGATGTTACGACCTTGGAGGAGGGGGTTGACTTGTCTCAGTATTTCAAGACTGATGAG GTATTCGGCTCACGAGATGCAGTCATTCAATGGTGTCAAGAGGTTGGAAGGAAGAATAATACAGTACTTGTGATTAAGACGTCCAAGAACAGATTAACGGGTAAGGGTCGTTCCACTTGTACAATTGAGCTTGGATGCGAGAGGGGTGGTGTTTACAAGAGCCATAAGAGTAAGAACCACACACCAAAGACTGGAGTTAAACGGAAAAGATCCATTGGTTCTAAAAAGTGTGGTTGTCCATTTAGTGTGAGGGGTACGTGTAAGTCTGATAACAAATGGAGTATTTTTGTAAGGTGTGGAAGACATAATCATGAGGTTGAAAGTACAACAGCAGAAGACCCACTTATCAGGcgtttgaaagaagaagaagagctacTATTGGCTCAGTTGACCACATGTGGTGTTCGTCCTAAACAGGTACTCAAGGCATTGAAAGAGAGGAATAAAGAAAATCACTCGACCATTAGAACCATATATAATGCAAGGGCAAAATTAAGAGTGCATGAGATGGAAGGAAAATCAGTGATGCAACAAATAATTAAGTTGTCAACCCAATTCCATTATCTGGAATGGCACAAGAAGGATGAAGTAACAGATGAGTTAAAGAATATAATGTGGTCTCGTCCAGAGTCTACTTTATTGGTAAAATGTTTCCCATCAGTGCTAATGGTTGATTCCGCCTATAAGATCAATAGGTTTAAGATTCCGTATTTTCATGTGGTCGGGTTCAGTTCTACAGGACATTCTTTCACAGTTGCATATGCGTTCCTGGAAGAGGAGTCAGAGGAGAACTTTGGCTGGTTATTGACGCAACTGAAGTCGTTATTTTTTCCAGATAATTTGCCTTCCATCTTTGTAACTTTGGGGGAGCCTCTGTTGGTAAAGGTAATTGGTGCTGTATTCCCAGGGGCGAACAGGTTACTTTGCACATCTCACATAGAACAAGATATTGTAAGCAATTGCAAGACGGCATTTGAGAGTGAAGACACCTGGAATGAATTCTTCAATGACTGGGAGCATGTTTGGAAAGCAAAGTCAAAGGAAGACTATGAAGATAATTATGCACAGTTCGAAACAACGTGGATGACGAGAAACACTTCATGCGTTGCCTACCTGCGTGACACGTGGTTAAAGCATAAGGAAAGCTTTTGTTTGGCCTGGACACAAAATATGAAGCACTTTGGTAACACTGTAATAAATAGAGTTAAAAGTGAGCATGGTCCTTTGAAGAAGTCTATGGCGTCTTCAGCTGGTAGTTTCTTTGCTTGTTGGGAAGCAATGCACAATATGATAAACAGACAGATTTTTCAGATTAAATCCTCCTTTGAGAAGAGCTTGATTTCAGTGTTGGATGAACATCAGATACTTGCTTTCGAGGAATTGAGAAACCACGTATCTCACTATGCATTGGAACTTATGCGATTGGAAGTCAACCAATCAGAAGATTTGGAGACAGATGTTACTGCTTGCAAATGTTCATTTCGCTCTACGCATGGACTTCCTTGTGCGCACGAGTTAATGAAGTACACCCAAGAGGGCAGGCCTGTCCCTCTTTCTGTGATTGATGAACACTGGAAACAGCTCTCGATAGTACCTTTACTGGAAAAGAAGACTGAATTTGATTGCCTAGCAGAAGTACATCTACTACGGCAAAGATGGATAAAAGCATCTGAATCTGAACGGCACGTAGTAGTTGAAATGATGAAAGAACTCGCAACTACTTGGTCTTAG